A single window of Panicum virgatum strain AP13 unplaced genomic scaffold, P.virgatum_v5 scaffold_5575, whole genome shotgun sequence DNA harbors:
- the LOC120694408 gene encoding putative disease resistance protein RGA3 produces MASIEGAAVSAILKILANKLAPSMLKQYSSIVGVTMDLQDLKGRFEDISSWLEKAGCKTMDNDQFFIRKLKHVAYDIDDIVDEFHLEAEKHEAEVANNIVSKCLCTKPKSYLFQFKAALKIKAIKNRFDAIVKQRTDFSAIVNSLPEGHPVPHMNRTAKATPTVPNVAVASIICGREREKQEIISKLVDKNNQQIIKIVSIIGLGGSGKTALSNLVFGDGNSVKDHFEVRIWVHVPQEFDVQQLMMKMFEAITYQKSEHHSIQNIIQTIADTLTGKRYLLVLDDVWTVDRSQWEDFMLYIKRGAPGSSILLTSRNRNVAEAVESTDLSKLSSLSKDDSWTVFTQIIGEDIKGLDSELLEVGREIVNKCGGVPLAIKVLANVLRGKTRIEQWKAVRDSNLLDAEDKEHRVLASLMLSYSHLPSHLKRCFTICSLFPKGLPLDKQQLVDQWIAHNVISLTHGYNCLEDVGDECFNSLVQVSFLQDVKEYFGRVCCEMHDLLHDLAKFILCKQFHKIPQILLPDSIGDCNMLSSIYLCQCMELAALSNSIGRNKKLRVLKLDHTKIKELPVVITKLRNLQCLSLRNCYRLVELPKGIGNLDKLQFLNLEYCVQLVELPKEINNLEKLQVLNLENRGELVNLPEGTSKLEKLQVLNLEGCRKLVELPDGIVKFERLQVLNLKDCEELRGMPIGIGQFSSQLQKLPLFVVGNGKSLLEYQSSQM; encoded by the exons ATGGCCAGTATCGAAGGTGCTGCTGTGTctgcaattttgaaaattttggcaaaCAAGTTAGCTCCATCGATGTTGAAGCAGTACAGCTCTATAGTGGGTGTGACAATGGATCTCCAGGATCTCAAGGGTCGATTTGAGGATATCAGCTCCTGGCTAGAAAAAGCAGGATGTAAAACAATGGATAATGATCAATTTTTCATCAGAAAATTGAAACACGTCGCATAcgacattgatgatattgttgatGAGTTCCATCTAGAGGCTGAGAAGCATGAAGCTGAAGTTGCCAACAATATTGTGTCAAAATGTCTCTGCACAAAACCAAAATCATATCTGTTTCAATTCAAGGCTGCCCTCAAGATCAAGGCTATAAAGAATAGATTTGATGCAATAGTGAAGCAAAGAACTGACTTCAGTGCAATAGTAAACAGTTTGCCGGAAGGTCATCCTGTTCCACACATGAACAGGACTGCCAAGGCAACTCCAACAGTGCCAAATGTTGCTGTGGCATCAATAATATGTGGAAGAGAGCGAGAAAAGCAGGAAATAATATCTAAACTGGTGGACAAAAATAACCAACAGATAATCAAGATAGTCTCCATAATTGGGCTTGGTGGCTCTGGGAAAACTGCCTTGTCTAACCTAGTTTTCGGTGATGGTAACTCCGTAAAGGATCATTTTGAAGTAAGAATATGGGTTCATGTGCCCCAAGAATTTGATGTCCAACAGCTTATGATGAAGATGTTTGAAGCCATTACTTATCAAAAATCTGAACATCATTCCATACAGAACATAATTCAAACTATAGCAGATACATTGACTGGAAAGAGGTATTTGCTTGTATTAGATGATGTCTGGACTGTGGACCGAAGTCAATGGGAAGATTTTATGTTATATATAAAGAGAGGAGCACCTGGAAGTAGTATTTTGTTGACAAGTCGCAATAGAAATgttgcagaagcagtggaatcAACAGATCTGTCGAAGTTGTCGTCCTTGTCTAAGGATGATAGCTGGACAGTGTTCACTCAGATCATTGGTGAGGACATAAAAGGTTTGGACTCTGAATTATTGGAAGTTGGGAGAGAGATTGTGAATAAATGTGGTGGGGTGCCACTTGCAATTAAAGTTCTTGCAAATGTCCTTCGTGGCAAGACACGTATAGAACAATGGAAGGCCGTGAGAGACAGTAATCTACTAGATGCTGAGGATAAAGAGCATAGAGTATTAGCAAGCTTGATGTTGAGCTATTCCCATTTACCATCCCATCTGAAACGGTGCTTCACAATATGTTCATTGTTTCCTAAAGGCCTTCCGCTCGATAAACAACAATTGGTTGACCAATGGATTGCTCACAATGTGATTAGTTTGACTCATGGTTACAATTGCTTGGAGGATGTTGGCGACGAGTGCTTCAATTCACTTGTGCAAGTTTCTTTTCTCCAGGATGTGAAGGAATATTTTGGGAGAGTGTGTTGCGAGATGCATGATTTGCTTCATGATCTTGCCAAGTTCATCTTG TGCAAGCAGTTCCACAAAATACCCCAGATACTTTTACCAGATTCAATTGGTGACTGTAATATGCTTTCAAGCATTTATCTTTGCCAGTGCATGGAGCTTGCAGCCTTGTCAAATTCTATTGGTAGAAATAAAAAGCTAAGAGTTCTTAAACTAGATCATACCAAGATTAAGGAGCTACCAGTAGTTATAACAAAATTgagaaatctacaatgtttGAGTCTACGTAATTGTTATAGGCTGGTAGAGTTGCCCAAAGGCATCGGAAATTTGGATAAGCTTCAATTTTTGAACCTAGAATATTGTGTGCAGCTAGTAGAGCTACCTAAAGAAATTAACAACTTGGAGAAGCTTCAAGTTTTGAACTTGGAAAATCGTGGGGAACTGGTAAATCTACCTGAAGGCACTAGCAAGTTGGAGAAGCTTCAAGTTTTGAACCTCGAAGGCTGTAGGAAGCTGGTAGAGCTGCCTGATGGCATTGTCAAGTTTGAGAGGCTTCAAGTTTTGAACCTGAAAGATTGTGAAGAATTGAGAGGGATGCCTATAGGCATTGGACAATTCAGCAGTCAACTACAAAAGTTGCCCTTATTTGTTGTGGGTAACGGTAAAAGTTTGCTGGAATATCAGAGCTCGCAAATGTAG